TGTCCTCGCTGTGGGAGAGCCGGAAGATTGCCTGCGTCCCGCTGGATTCCACCAGTGTGAATTCACTGCGTCTGGCGAAGCCGTGGCGGGCCAGCGGATACGACTGTCCGTCTACACGGACCGCTTCGCCTGCGGCTGCCCCGATCATCGGGAACAGCACCGGGGAACGGCCTGTCCAATAGGCGGCGTCTCCGCTCCACATATATTCAGTCTCTGTATCAGTTCTTCTGAAGCTGACCAGCTCAGCGCCCAGTGAACTGATTTCGGCCACGGCCAGGCCGCTGCGTAAAATAGTGTTCATGCTTGTACCCCTCTCGTTTCTCAGTTGATATCCTCACGTCTCATATTCTAACAGAGATTGCCGCAGGTGATGCAAATTACGGAAATTCATCAGCCCATATTTTTTACAGTATGTAAAATGACAAACATGTGTAATCCGTTAACATATAAAGATAGCATTCATTCCATATCAGCGGAAACGGGGGAATAAGCCGATGCAGCTTAAGCAAATATTGGTGAACGGTGAGCGGCTGAAGGAGACGATTGAGGCTTTTGCCGCCTTCGGGCGGACGGACAAAGACGGGGTAACCCGGCTGTCCTTGTCGGAGCAGGATGTGCAGGTGCGCCGCTACTTCGCCGCCTGCTGTGAGGAGCTGGGCATGAGCGTGGAGACGGATGACCTGGGCAATATGTACGCCACCCTTGCCGGGAGTACCGAAGGCCCTCCAATCGTAATCGGCTCGCATCTGGATACGGTGAAGAAGGGCGGCAGATTCGATGGCGTGCTGGGTGTGATCGCCGGCCTTGAAGTGGCAAGAACCCTGGTGGATCACGGTATTCAGCCCCGGCTGCCCGTTACGGTGATGAACTTCACCAATGAGGAGGGGGCGCGCTTCGAGCCGTCCATGATGGCCTCTGGTGTCCTGTCCGGCAAGTTCGATAAGGCGGACATGCTGGAGAAAAAGGATACGGAGGGCGTCAGCTTCGGCGAGGCGCTGGAGGCCAGCGGCTATGCCGGGGAGGCGGAGAACCGGATCAGGGAAGCGGCGGCTTATCTGGAGCTGCACATCGAGCAAGGCCCTGTACTGGAGAAGGAGAACCTCCAGATTGGCCTGGTCGACTGTGTCGTGGGCATGGCCTGCTATGAGATTGAAGTGACCGGGGAATCGGATCATGCCGGAACGACGCCGATGGAGATGCGCCGGGATGCGCTGTTTGCTGCAACCGATCTGATTACGGAGCTGCGCCGCAAGCTGTCTGTGCTGGACCCTGAGCTGGTCTATACGATGGGGCGGATGAACGTGCTGCCGAACATCCATACCGTAATTCCGAACAAGGTAATCTTCACCGTGGAAGCGAGGCACAAGGATATGGACGTGGTCCGGGAGGTCGAGGCGGTCATACACGGCCTGCCGGAGGAGCTGCTGGATTGCACCGTGTCGAAGAGTAAGCTGTGGGGCCGCGATACGGTATGGTTCGATCCGGACATCTGCGGGCTGGTGGCTGACGCAACGCAGAAGCTGGGCTACAGCAGCCGGAAGCTGGCCAGCGGCGCAGGGCATGACGCCCAGTTCGTGGCGGGGTTCCTGCCGTCGGCGATGATTTTTGTCCCCAGCGTGAACGGCAAAAGCCACTGCGAGGAAGAGCTCACCTCCTACGAGGATTGTGAATCGGGCGTGAATGTGGTGCTGGAGACGGTGCTGTCGCTGCTGTCCCGGGCTTGAGCTGGGAGTAGACTGTAGACTAAGCGGAATCCATAGTTTGGCGTTGAAGACACCTAACCGGTGTCTTTTTTTTCGTGTCGGTGAAGGTGCGCGGGCCGATTGTATGCGAAAAACCGAACACATTTGGCATCACGGGGGTAGCCGGGCCGAATGTATGCGAAAAACCGAACACATTCAGTATCGTGAGGGTATCCGAGCCGAATGTATACGAAAAACCGAACACATTTGGCTTCACGAGGGCAACCGGGCCGAATGTATGCGAAAAACCGAATATAATATGCTGGCGAGGTGGTGCTCCAGAATCAATACTGATTCCTCAACATCCATATACAATTTCTGTGATGGACAGGCTGTAAGCAATATATCGATATCGCGGCAAGAATGGGAGATAGTCAAGGCGGAGCTGGAAACGTTAAGTTAGATGGGCGGGAGGGCCGAACGCAGCAGGACGGCAAGTAAAGCAAAGCGAATCGAGTCGTTCACTTCCGGCAGCTCAATATCTATCATGAACATACGGGGGAGATGAGAAGAATGAAGAAAGCTTGGAGAAAGCGGATGCTGCTGGGTGCCAGCCTGTTGCTGGCGGTAGGCGGACTGGCAGGCTGCACGGGCGGCGCAGACGGGAATAAGAATGCGGAGGGGGCAGCGGCCGATGGGCCGACACCAATCTCGATCTGGGCATCGCTGAACACGAATGTCTCGATTACGCTGAAGAATATGAGTGAGATTACGGCGATCAAGGAGTGGGAGAAGAAGACCAACATTAAGACGGAATTCCAGCATCCGGCGGTCGGGGCAGAGACGGAGCAGTTCAACGTGATGCTGGCATCCAACAAGCTGCCGGATGTGATGTTCGTCTATGGCGACTATTCCAAGCTGTACACGGACGGCAGCATCATTAAGCTGAACGATCTGATTGACCAGTACGCGCCTAACCTGAAAAAGATTCTGGACGAGAATCCCGAGATGGCGAAGCAATTGAAAGCGGATAACGGGGACATCTATGCCATCCCGCATCTGCGGCTGGGCAAGTACAAGACCTTCGGCGGCATGTTCATCCGCCAGGATTGGCTGGATGAGCTGAAGCTAGAG
This region of Paenibacillus sp. FSL K6-1096 genomic DNA includes:
- a CDS encoding Zn-dependent hydrolase, producing MQLKQILVNGERLKETIEAFAAFGRTDKDGVTRLSLSEQDVQVRRYFAACCEELGMSVETDDLGNMYATLAGSTEGPPIVIGSHLDTVKKGGRFDGVLGVIAGLEVARTLVDHGIQPRLPVTVMNFTNEEGARFEPSMMASGVLSGKFDKADMLEKKDTEGVSFGEALEASGYAGEAENRIREAAAYLELHIEQGPVLEKENLQIGLVDCVVGMACYEIEVTGESDHAGTTPMEMRRDALFAATDLITELRRKLSVLDPELVYTMGRMNVLPNIHTVIPNKVIFTVEARHKDMDVVREVEAVIHGLPEELLDCTVSKSKLWGRDTVWFDPDICGLVADATQKLGYSSRKLASGAGHDAQFVAGFLPSAMIFVPSVNGKSHCEEELTSYEDCESGVNVVLETVLSLLSRA